A segment of the Rickettsiales bacterium genome:
ACACTGACGCTGAAGGCGGATTAAACGCTGACAGAGTATTCATCTTCGGTGAAAATGACTCTTTTGGTCGTGTTGAATTCGGTGGAAATGCAGGTGCTTCTCAATCTTTAGAAATTGACGCTTCTAATATCGCTCGTGGAACTGGTGGTATTGAAGGTACTTGGTGGAACTATGTTGATATTGACAGCGATAACAATGCAGTTAACTATATTATCCAGCCAAACTTAGTTATTGCTGAACAAGATCAAAGAGGTTCAGATGTATCTAAAATAACTTACTACACTCCAAGATTTTCTGGTGTTCAGTTAGGTGTATCTTACACTAATGACTCTGGTGATTTAGGTTCTGCAAATACTCTTTCAGGAACTCAGAATGCTGGTCAGTATGATGAAGTTTTCTCAGGTGGTATTAACTTTGAACAAAACTTTGATGGCGTTGACTTAGCTCTTGCTGCAGTTGGTGAAACTGGTCAAGCTGAAACATCTACTGTTAATGATTTATCAGCATACTCTTTTGGTGGTAAATTAGGTGCTGAAGGTTTCTCAGTTGCTGGTAACTGGGCTGATCTTGGTGATTCTGGCTTAGCTACTACTGCTACTGAAGATTCTCAAACTTATTGGACAGCAGGTGCTGCTTACGAAAATGGACCATATGGCGTTTCTGTAACTCACTTAAACTCTGAGCAAGGTCAAGGCACTGTTTCTAATGAATTAGCAAACACTGTAGTTGGTGCTGATTATCAATTAGCTCCAGGCTTAACACCTTATGTTGAGGCTGCGTTCTTTGAATTAGATGCTGGTTCTACTGCTCGTGCAGACAATGATGGTAACGTTGTTGTTCTAGGTGCTGAACTTTCTTTCTAATTATTTAATTAGATTATGAATTTTAGGGCGGGTTTTACCCGCCCTTTTTTTATTTTAATACAAGCCTATGTTCACAGGAATTATTACAGATGTTGGAATTTTGAGGGATATTATAAAAAAACCTCATGTTGAAACTTTTATAATTGAAACAAATTTTGAGTTTGAGCCAATTAATTTAGGGGCATCTATTGCTTGTAATGGTTGCTGTTTAACCGTTACTAAAAAAGAAAAATCTTCTAATAACAAAACTTTACTATGGTTTGATTTATCGCCAGAGAGCTTAAATAAAACCACTTATAGAAACGCAAAAACCGGCGATCTAATAAATCTAGAAAAATCTCTCAAAATCGGTGATGAATTGGGTGGGCATTTAGTTACAGGCCATATTGATACTAAAGCAAAAATCACAAAAATTATCAAAGATAACGATAATTGGATTATGCAATTTAGGCTTAATGAGCCAGAATTCCAAAAATTTATTTCTAA
Coding sequences within it:
- a CDS encoding porin is translated as MKKLLLATSALVGLASSAALAGGGHAPVTGSATSANAGALNVMVGGFVNVEHAIGDQDNAANSQGITSPGTAGQLRDASFTNDAEIHVTVAGSAEDFDYGGVVELNAQIDNTDAEGGLNADRVFIFGENDSFGRVEFGGNAGASQSLEIDASNIARGTGGIEGTWWNYVDIDSDNNAVNYIIQPNLVIAEQDQRGSDVSKITYYTPRFSGVQLGVSYTNDSGDLGSANTLSGTQNAGQYDEVFSGGINFEQNFDGVDLALAAVGETGQAETSTVNDLSAYSFGGKLGAEGFSVAGNWADLGDSGLATTATEDSQTYWTAGAAYENGPYGVSVTHLNSEQGQGTVSNELANTVVGADYQLAPGLTPYVEAAFFELDAGSTARADNDGNVVVLGAELSF
- a CDS encoding riboflavin synthase, with the translated sequence MFTGIITDVGILRDIIKKPHVETFIIETNFEFEPINLGASIACNGCCLTVTKKEKSSNNKTLLWFDLSPESLNKTTYRNAKTGDLINLEKSLKIGDELGGHLVTGHIDTKAKITKIIKDNDNWIMQFRLNEPEFQKFISNKGSITINGTSLTINKIENDIFEINIIPHTLANTNFHFLNENDEVNIEVDTISRYLSKLIKPEFLR